In Hippoglossus stenolepis isolate QCI-W04-F060 chromosome 20, HSTE1.2, whole genome shotgun sequence, the following are encoded in one genomic region:
- the bub1 gene encoding mitotic checkpoint serine/threonine-protein kinase BUB1 isoform X3 — MDFSSYLQSFESRLSSYTGDDPLDPWDKFVEYLEQRLPADGDSGISVVFDSLVQRFLNVEQYANDIRYVKYCIKCASYYSDPIALYSHVFSKGIGTRAAALYVAWAQQFEQRGLNEQADAVYQKAVENQAQPVDTVLHEYRQFQTRSQTPGSAGGVNPLQTSHVTNQMTSHREPVTQSKASVDWAAKPPEVKTIVTLSRSENSGVTRSCQGSGVQTVSEYMTDELACEGSELSFEEVRAEKYFRKIRETKEKQRRENMEKMLREEEEGIRNIKSMLEQVVQNLETCGGLSGQPPSQKLSVVEAAAYPNPHPTQNPFGRPRPSNHLSSRRSLGLSLHAESTFTQEAAAAAAAMPAPPLWLNHAQPADTNTLSSDVSHHPSVLADRSIHLPSSAAAAAPAHQAPLALQPVSYEQVNLSLHRPAPFSAVDADILSRDASVLPDRWQSGRPQEHNATHLDVSQLQEAEEKLNDVIMDMFQAPTLLEDQFNGTSALHVAERGFDGGYSRNGGDSSFRNPPSAAPFTIFQDDKENGSAAAPAAAEKPKPIRALAEIAVSKTEKPNETPQDLMPDESTMWGARYNSLNSLDACPNSTTDFDMQAQCVSTPFTHKTMFSSNFFEDQENNCDGSEAGDDPFIRRQPKKLSPIIEQSPSDDKLSESSRLVPSSVRQGTIVGEGLASSHHCLTTSSITMVQPPPPTALSFRDQTLCPTDSSLPRTSGPGWEVYTSPEQPPKPASQEPESSVGPKSEPFQIFKEDVDKPSSPERVEKPAHDVPMSPECPLKLDWTSIRSPEVKVEPNLDAFLSPLRPKAADTVPNRTLDVPMSPEQLQLCADVPMSPEQQSLRFSTLDEPMSPDRGMTASADVSMNTAGTVAVPLVSDPWDSELISGLLSALTPPLTSHPRCITWPCNIPNITPKMTISMGKASLRVDGVLGEGAFATVYQATDPMTSERMILKVQKPANPWEFYVHTQLDARLQPGVRHLYSSMSSAHLFHNGSVLLGELHNYGTLLNTVNMYKALSDKVMPQPLVMYFTICILHMVERLHSVHVIHADIKPDNFLLGERFLENKCFDSESLDHGLVLIDLGQSIDMELFPEGTAFTAKCLTSGFQCTEMLSGKPWNYQTDFFGIAGTVYCLLFGTYMQVTKEDGVWRTNAVFRRNPHSDLWLQFFHTLLNVPDCGSLPSLRRLRGELASVLQQNYSSKVSSLKSRLVVQLLESRKAARR; from the exons ATGGACTTCTCCTCATATTTACA GAGCTTTGAAAGCAGGCTGAGCTCTTACACGGGAGACGACCCTTTGGATCCGTGGGACAA GTTTGTGGAGTACCTGGAGCAGAGACTTCCTGCAGACGGGGACAGTGGGATCTCTGTGGTGTTCGACAGTCTCGTGCAGAGGTTTTTGAACGTCGAGCAATATGCTAATGACATCAGATATGTGAAGTACTGCATTAAATGT GCGAGTTACTATTCCGACCCCATAGCGCTGTATAGTCACGTCTTCAGTAAGGGCATCGGCACCCGGGCCGCGGCGCTCTACGTGGCCTGGGCACAGCAGTTTGAGCAGAGGGGTCTGAATGAACAGGCGGACGCCGTGTACCAGAAAGCAGTGGAGAACCAGGCCCAGCCAGTCGACACAGTTCTCCATGAATACAG GCAGTTTCAAACCAGAAGCCAGACGCCGGGATCAG CAGGAGGTGTGAATCCTCTGCAGACCTCCCATGTAACCAACCAGATGACCTCACACAGAGAACCAGTCACCCAGAGCAAG GCCTCTGTGGATTGGGCGGCCAAACCACCTGAAGTTAAAACCATTGTGAC ACTCTCCCGCTCCGAGAATTCAGGGGTGACTCGCTCGTGTCAGGGCTCCGGCGTTCAGACCGTGTCGGAGTACATGACGGATGAACTCGCCTGCGAAGGCTCTGAATTATCATTTGAGGAGGTTCGGGCAGAGAAATACTTCCGCAAGATCCGGGAGACGAAGGAAAAGCAGCGGAGAGAAAACA tgGAGAAGatgctgagggaggaagaggagggaatcCGCAACATCAAGTCCATGTTGGAGCAGGTGGTGCAGAATCTGGAAACGTGTGGTGGTTTAAGCGGCCAGCCTCCGTCACAGAAG CTGTCTGTTGTAGAAGCTGCCGCGTATCCGAACCCTCATCCTACCCAGAATCCCTTTGGGCGTCCTCGGCCCTCAAACCATCTGAGCAGCAGACGCTCTCTTGGTTTGTCATTACACGCTGAGTCAACGTTCACCCAAGAAGCCGCCGCTGCAGCCGCCGCCATGCCTGCACCTCCTCTGTGGCTGAACCACGCCCAGCCTGCTGACACAAACACTCTGAGCTCGGACGTATCCCATCATCCCTCTGTCCTTGCTGACAGGAGCATCCATTTACCATCATCAGCGGCTGCGGCGGCGCCCGCACACCAGGCGCCTCTCGCTCTGCAGCCTGTCAGCTATGAGCAGGTAAACCTGTCGCTCCACAGACCCGCCCCTTTCTCCGCTGTGGACGCCGACATCCTCAGCCGTGATGCTTCCGTTCTGCCGGACCGCTGGCAGAGCGGTCGACCACAGGAGCACAACGCCACGCACCT GGACGTCAGTCAGctacaggaagcagaggagaaactGAACG ATGTCATCATGGACATGTTCCAGGCTCCGACTCTCTTAGAAGATCAGTTCAACGGCACGTCGGCGCTCCACGTTGCTGAGAGGGGGTTCGATGGTGGATACTCAAGAAATG GAGGCGACTCCTCGTTCAGGAATCCTCCGTCCGCTGCCCCGTTCACCATCTTCCAGGACGACAAAGAAAACGGCAG tgctgctgctcccGCTGCGGCAGAGAAGCCCAAACCAATCAGAGCGCTCGCTGAAATCGCAGTGTCTAAGACAGAAAAACCTAAT GAGACTCCTCAGGACCTGATGCCAGACGAGAGCACCATGTGGGGAGCTCGCTACAACTCCCTCAACTCTCTGGATGCTTGTCCCAACAGCACCACGGACTTCGACATGCAGGCCCAGTGTGTCTCCACCCCCTTCACGCACAAGACCATGTTCAGCAGCAACTTTTTCGAGGACCAAG AGAACAACTGTGATGGCAGCGAAGCTGGTGATGATCCCTTTATCAGACGCCAGCCCAAAAAACTAAG CCCCATTATAGAGCAGAGTCCGTCTGATGACAAGCTCTCTGAATCCAGTCGCCTGGTCCCTTCCTCAGTGAGACAAGGCACCATCGTCGGCGAAGGGCTCGCCAGCAGCCATCACTGCCTgaccacctcctccatcaccatggtgcagcctcctcctcccaccGCGCTCTCCTTCAGAGACCAGACGTTGTGTCCGACAGACTCCTCCCTCCCCAGGACCTCAGGGCCTGGCTGGGAGGTGTACACCAGCCCCGAGCAGCCTCCCAAACCAGCCTCGCAGGAGCCCGAGAGCTCAGTCGGACCCAAAAGTGAACCATTTCAAATCTTTAAAGAAGATGTAGACAAACCCTCCAGTCCAGAGCGAGTAGAGAAACCAGCCCACGACGTTCCCATGAGCCCAGAGTGTCCTCTCAAACTGGACTGGACGTCCATCAGAAGCCCCGAGGTCAAAGTGGAGCCAAATCTGGACGCTTTCCTCAGTCCCCTTCGACCCAAGGCGGCAGACACTGTTCCAAACAGGACCCTGGACGTCCCCATGAgtccagagcagctgcagctctgtgccgACGTGCCCATGAGCCCGGAGCAGCAGTCCCTGCGGTTCAGCACTTTAGATGAACCCATGAGTCCCGACAGAGGAATGACGGCCAGCGCTGACGTCTCCATGAACACAGCCGGGACAGTGGCCGTCCCACTGGTGTCGGATCCCTGGGATAGCGAACTGATCTCTGGTCTGCTGTCTGCACTGACCCCGCCCCTCACCTCTCACCCCCGCTGCATCACCTGGCCCTGCAACATCCCCAACATCACCCCAAAGATGACCATCAGCATGG GAAAGGCGTCCCTGCGAGTCGACGGCGTCCTCGGGGAAGGAGCCTTTGCCACCGTCTACCAGGCGACTGACCCCATGACCTCAGAGAGGATGATTCTAAAG GTTCAGAAACCAGCCAATCCCTGGGAGTTCTACGTCCACACTCAGCTGGACGCTCGGCTGCAGCCCGGCGTCCGACACCTCTACAGCAGCATGAGCTCGGCTCACCTCTTCCACAACGGGAGTGTGCTGCTCGGGGAGCTTCACAACTACGGCACCCTGCTG AACACGGTGAACATGTACAAAGCCCTGAGCGATAAGGTGATGCCTCAGCCTCTGGTCATGTACTTCACCATCTGTATCCTGCACATGGTGGAGCGGCTGCACAGCGTCCACGTCATCCACGCCGACATCAAGCCGGACAACTTCCTGTTGGGGGAGAG GTTCTTGGAGAACAAGTGTTTCGATTCAGAGAGCTTGGACCACGGCCTCGTTCTCATTGACCTGGGACAAAGCATTGACATGGAGCTTTTCCCAGAAGGCACTGCTTTCACAGCCAAGTGCTTGACGTCGGGTTTCCAGTGCACAGAGATGCTCAGCGGGAAGCCGTGGAACTATCAG acgGACTTCTTTGGAATCGCAGGGACGGTTTACTGCTTGTTGTTTGGGACGTACATGCAGGTCACAAAGGAAGATGGCGTCTGGAGGACGAACGCTGTGTTTAGAAG GAACCCGCACAGCGACCTGTGGCTGCAGTTCTTCCACACGCTGCTGAACGTGCCGGACTGCGGCTCCCTGCCGAGCCTGCGGCGCCTCCGTGGCGAGCTGGCGTCCGTCCTGCAGCAGAACTACAGCAGCAAAGTGTCGTCCCTGAAGAGCCGCCTGGTGGTTCAGCTGCTCGAGAGTCGCAAGGCAGCGCGGAGATGA